From the Streptomonospora nanhaiensis genome, the window GACCACGCGGGTGCCGGCCGCGCGCTCGGCGGCCACGACGTCGTCGAACAGGTTGGTGCCGGCCGCGGCCCGGTGCGCGCGGGCGGTGGCGGTCATGCGCTCGATGCGCGGCGGCACGAACGGGTAGGCGTAGATCTGGCCGTGGGGGTGCTGGAGGGTGACGCCGATCTCCACGCCCCGGTTCTCGAAGGGGTAGACGTGGGCGACGTCGGCGCGGGCGGCCAGTACCTCGGTGCGGTCGGCCCAGACGTCGATGACGGTGCGGGCCCGCTCGGGCGAGAGGTCGGCGAAGGAGCCGGTGTGGTCGGAGGTGAAGCAGACGACCTCGCAGCGGCCGGCGCCGGGCCGGGTGACCAGCGCGGGGTCGTCGCCGCCGTCGGCGGCGACGAGCGGGCCGGGCGAGGGCGCCAGGGAGGGGAAGCGGTTCTCGAAGACGACGACGTCGTAGTCGGGCGCGGGGATCTCGCTCAGGCGGTCGCCGGAGGTGGGGTCCAGCGGGCACTGGTCGGGCGGGGGCAGGAACGTGCGGTCCTGGCGGTGCGCGGCCAGGGCGACCCACTCGTCGAGCAGGGGGTCGTGGCGCAGTTGCGAGCCCGGCGCGAAGGGCTGGAGGGGGCGGCGGTCGGCGACCTCGGCGCGGCCGGTGCCGGGGGACTCGTCGTAGTAGATGATCTCCCGCCCGTCGGCGAGTCGGCCAATCGATCGGTAAACCTGTCGAGTTCGCACAGGTCGAGTCTAGGACATGGGGACAGGTGACTGTATTGGACCGGTATTGAATGCAGTTGATCGGTAAAGCCGGGCTTTGCTGTCCGTTTCCGCTCGGTGTGCCCGGCGGGCTCCCCGGCCCGCCGCCCGGCGCGGTGCGGGCGAGGTGACACCGCCGCGCCGCCGGGTAGGACCCCGGCGCGGCCGGCCCGTCCAGGGACGCGGGGCGGCCGGGCGGCGAGGGGAGGGCGCGGGCGGTGATGGCCTCCGCGAGGACGGCGCTGATGGACCGGGTGCGGCACTACCGCAACCTGGCGATGGAGACCTACTGGGCGGTTCGGCGCCGGCGCCCGGTCGCCGACCACGCGGTGCGCGCCTACGAGCGCTACGCCGACGTCCAGGGCGACCGGCTGGCCGCAGCGGTGACCTACTACGCCTTCCTGTCGTTCTTCCCGCTGCTGGCCCTGGCCTACGCCGCCGTGGGCTACGCCGCCGCCGTCGAGCCCGCCGCCCGCGACCACCTGGAGCGGGCGCTGGCGGAGTCCCTGCCCGGCCTGTCGGAGGGCCTGCCGGTCGCCGAGATCGCCGCGGCCCGAACCGGCGCGGGCGTCGTCGGCCTGCTGGGGCTGCTCTACGCCGGGGTGGGCGCCCTGGGCGCGGTCCGCGAGGCGCTGCACCGCGTCTGGCTCAAGGACGTAACCGGCGGCCCCGGCGTGGTGCTGGCCAAGGCGGCCGACGTCCTGGTCATGGCCGTGCTGGGCGCCTGCCTGCTGGGCTCGGTGGCGCTGACCAGCGTGGCCCAGGCCGCCACGCACTGGCTGCTGGGCTGGGTGGGCCTGGCCGAGTCGGTCGTGGCGCTGGCCGCCACCCGCGTCCTCGCCCTGGTCATCGCCATCGCCGTGGACACGGTGATCTTCGTGGTGGTGTTCTCGCGGCTGTCGGGCACCCGCCGCCCGCTGCGGCTGCTGTGGCCCGGCGCGCTGCTGGCCGCCGCCGGGTTCGAGATCCTCAAGGCCGGCGGCGCGCTGCTGCTGGGCGGCACCCTGAGCAACCCCGTCTACGCGTCGTTCGCGGTGGTGGTCGGGCTGCTGGTGTGGATCAACCTGGTCATGCGCATGGTGCTGCTGTGCGCCGCCTGGACCGCCACCTGGCTGCCGGTGCCCCCGCCCTACCAGGGGGCGGTGCCCGTGGACCTGCCCATCGGCCTGGCGCGGGAGGAGCCCACCCGCCAGGCCGTGCGCCAGGACCTCGCCGGCGGCGCCGCCGCGCTGCCCGCCCGCCCCGGCCCCGAGCGGGCGCCCGGCGGCCCGGCGCGCGCCCGGCCGCGGTGGCCGGGCCGGGGTGCCCTGGGCCGCGCGGCGGGGGCCGCGGCGGGCGGGCTGGCCGCCGCCGCGCTGGGCGCCTGGCTCGTCCGGCGCCGCCGCGCCCGCCGCGCCCCGGGCGCCGCCCGCGCGGCCGGCTGACCGGGGCGGCGGCCCCGGTGACCCGCGCCGTCGCCGGCGCGACAACCGGTGCCGCGGGCACGGGTGCGTCTGTCGGTTCGGAAACGGGTACCGGCACAGAGATCACGTATCGGTTACTTCAGGGTAGAGGCAGCGGTTGTTGTGTAGCGTGATCTTGAGGCACGGAGGGCCCGCGCGGCCCTCCCGGCGCATCGGGGACCGGCTCCGCCGCTTGACCGCCCGGTGCGCTTCCGCGGGTCCGGACCCGGGTCGCCGCCGGCCCCGCGCCGCCGCCCCGTCCTCCCCGGTGGAGGCGCGGGCCGCCCGCCCGCGCGCGGTCCGCCGCGGCGCGGCGGACATCCCCCTCGGCAGCCCGGCCGCGGTCGCGGCCCCCCTCGGGATCTCCCTACCTCCGACCGAACGGAATCCGGTTATGCACCTGTCTGACGGAGCGGTCACCGCCTCGCCTAGGGTGCGATCGATGTCGGTGAGCGCACCGGCCCCACGACTGCGCGGAGGTTGACCGTGGCCATCGAATTCAACGCGTCGGAACGCGCGACCCTGGGAGTGGAGTGGGAGCTGCAGCTCGTCGACCTGCACACCCGCCACCTGCGCCAGGAGGCCCAGCAGGTCCTGGGCGAGCTGCCCGACCTCAGTGAGACCGGCGACAACCCGCCGCTGCGCCACGAGCTGATGCAGTGCACGGTCGAGGTGGTCACCGGCATCTGCGAGACCGTCGAGGAGGCCAAGACCGACCTGGCGGCCAGCATCGGCCGCCTCACCGAGGTGCTCGGGCCGCGCGGGACCGCGCTGATGTGCACTGGCACCCACCCGCTGGACGACTGGCGCGACCAGACCCTGTCGCCGGTGCAGCGCTACGGCGAGCTGATCGACGAGATGCAGTGGCTGGCGCGGCGCATCCTCACCTTCGGGGTCCACGTGCACGTGGGCGTGCGCTCGCGCGACAAGGCGATCCCCATCCTCAACGCGCTGGCCAACTACCTGCCGCACTTCCTGGCGCTGACCGCCTCCAGCCCGTTCTGGAGCGGGCACGACACCGGGCTGGCCTCCAGCCGCTCCATCGTGTTCGGCGCGCTGCCCACCGCGGGGCCGCCGCCGCACCTGCCGCACTGGAGCGCCTTCGAGGAATATATGGAAACCCTGCTCCGCGCCGGGACCATATCGAGTATCAAGGAAGTCTGGTGGGACGTCCGGCCCCATCCCGACTTCGGTACCGTCGAGATCCGGATGTTCGACGGCATCCCCACGCTGCGCGAGGTCGGTATGGCGGCGGCGCTCTCCCAGAGCCTGGTGCGGCTGTTCGACCAGCAGCTCGACCGCGGCTACGGGCTGCCCAGCCCCCCCAGCTGGGTGGTCAACGACAACAAGTGGCGCGCCACCCGCTACGGCCTGGACGCCCGCGTCATCACCGACGACCGGGGGAGCACCGTCCCGCTGCGCGACGACCTCTACGAACTGCTGCGCGAACTGAGACCCGTGGCCGCGCGGCTGGGGTGCGCCGAGGACCTCGACGTCGCCGCCGAGATCCTGGACAAGGGCGCGTCCTACGAGCGTCAACGTGCCGTCATCGCCGACGGCGGCACCCTGAACGACGTCGTGGACCTGCTGGTGGCGGAGTTCCGCGAGGGCGGGCTCCCGGCGGGTCCGGCCGCACCCGGCGGCTCCAACGGCACGCGGCCGGGCCGCGGCGACACCGGCACCGACAATGCGACGAGGAACAGGGGGCCATCCCATGCAGGGGCGTGACCTGCGGGAGCAGTTGAACGCGTTTCTGGCGCGCCACGAGCGCGAATTCACCGAGTTCCGGCGGGATCTGCACATGCACCCTGAACTCGCGTTCGCCGAGCACCGCACCACCCAGCGGCTCATCGAGCGGCTGCGCGGTGCGGGGCTCGCGCCGCGCCCGCTCCCGCACACCACCGGGCTGGTCTGCGACATCGGCTCCGGTGAGGGCCCCACCGTCGCGCTGCGCGCCGACATCGACGCGCTGCCGCTCAGCGACGAGAAGGACGTGCCCTACCGCTCGACCGTGCCCGGCGCCGCCCACGCCTGCGGCCACGACGTCCACACCACCGTGCTGCTGGCCACCGGGCTGTTCCTGGCCCAGCAGGCCCGCGCCGGCGCGCTGCCGGGCCGGGTGCGGCTGCTGTTCCAGCCCGCCGAGGAGCTGCCCGGCGGCGCCCGCGAGGTGATCGAGGCCGGCGGGATCGACGGCGTCGACCGCGTCTTCGCGCTGCACTGCGACCCCCGCCTGGTCACCGGCCAGGTGGGGCTGCGCACCGGCGCCATCACCGCCGCCTGCGACCAGGTGCTGGTGCGGCTGTCGGGCCCGGGCGGCCACACCGCCCGCCCCCACCTGACCGCCGACCTCGTCTACGCCCTGGGCAAGGTCGTCACCGAGCTGCCCGCGGCGCTGTCGCGGCGGGTCGACCCCCGTGCCGGGTTCAGCCTGGTGTGGGGGCGGGTCAGCGCGGGCTCGGCGGCCAACGCCATCCCCGACGACGGCGTGGCCGAGGGCACGGTGCGCTGCCTGGACGACAGCGCCTGGCACGCCGCCCCCGAACTCATCACCGATCTCGTGCGCGCCGCCGTGGCCCCCTACGGCGCCGAGGCCGAGGTCGACTACCGGCGCGGGGTGCCGCCCACCGTCAACGAGGCCACCAGCGTGCGCATGCTCCAGGACGCCTGCACCCAGGTGCTGGGCCCGGAGTCCGTCGCCGCCACCCCCCAGAGCCTGGGCGGCGAGGACTTCGCCTGGTACCTGGAGCACGTGCCCGGGGCGCTGGCCCGCCTGGGCACGCACTCCCCGCGCTCCAGCGCGCCAATGCTCGACCTGCACCGCGGCACGTTCGACGTCGACGAGCGGGCGATCGGCGTGGGCGTGCAGCTCATGGCGGCCACCGCGCTGACGGCGCTGTGGGAGGGCGCGCGCTCGGCCGGCGGCGACCCCGTGCAGGACGCCGCGCTGGCCTGAGCCTCGCCGCTCCCGGCGGGGCCGCCCCAGCTCACGGGGGTGGCCGCGGGGTGGCGCGGCGGGGGAGGGGTGGTGGCATGCTGAGGAACATGAGCCACCCGTTGACACTCGAACAGATCCGGCGCGCCCCCAAGGTCCTGCTGCACGACCACCTCGACGGCGGGCTGCGGCCGGCCACCGTCGTGGAGCTGGCCGAGGCGGTCGGCTACACCGGCCTGCCCGCCACCGATCCCGCCGAGCTGGGCGCCTGGTTCCGCGACGCCGCCGACTCCGGCGCGCTGGAGCGCTACCTGGAGACCTTCACCCACACGGTGGCGGTGATGCAGACGCGCGAGGCGCTGGTGCGGGTGGCGGCCGAGTGCGCCGAGGACCTCGCCGCCGACGGGGTCGTCTACGCCGAGGTCCGCTACGCCCCCGAGCAGCACCTGGAGGGCGGGCTGAACCTGGACGAGGTGGTCGAGGCGGTCCTGGAGGGCTTCCGGGTCGGCCGGGAGCGCGCCGCCGAGCAGGGCCGCTCCATCCGGGTGGGCACGCTGCTGACCGCGATGCGGCACGCGGCCCGCTCCCGCGAGATCGCCGAGCTGGCGGTGCGCTACCGCGACGTGGGCGTGGTGGGGTTCGACATCGCCGGCGCCGAGGCGGGGCACCCGCCCACCCGCCACCTGGACGCCTTCGAGTACCTGCGCCGGGAGAACGCCCACTTCACCATCCACGCCGGCGAGGCGTTCGGGCTGCCCTCGATCTGGGAGGCCGTGCAGTGGTGCGGCGCCGACCGGCTGGGCCACGGGGTGCGCATCGTGGACGACATCGAGTTCGCCGAGGGCGGCGAGGTCCGCATGGGCCGCCTGGCGCGCTACGTCCGCGACACCCGGGTGCCGCTGGAGATGTGCCCCAGCTCCAACGTGCAGACCGGCGCGGCGGTCTCGATCGCCGAGCACCCCATCGGGCTGCTGCGCGACCTGCGCTTCCGGGTCACGGTCAACACCGACAACCGGCTCCAGTCGGGCACCAGCCTGTCGGAGGAGTTCGCCAAGCTGTCGTCGGCGTTCGGCTATGACTGGGACGACCTCCAGTGGTTCACCGTCAACGCGATGAAGTCGTCGTTCCTGCCCTTCGACGAGCGGCTGGCGCTGATCAACGGCCGCATCAAGCCCGGGTTCGCGCAGCTGAAGTGGGCGGCGCGGTGAGACCGCTGACCGCGCCGATGCCGCGCGTGCTGGGCTGGGTGTGGATCGGCGTGGTGGTGCTGCTGATGGCCGACCTCGTCCTCAACGGCAGCGGCCGCTCCAGCCTCATCGCCGGTGCGGTCCTGCTGGTCACCGCCGGCGGCGCCTACACGCTGTGGCTGCGCCCGCGCGTGGTGCCCACCGACGAGGGCGTGCGGCTGGTCAACCCGCTGCGCGACACGTTCGTGCCGTGGTCGGCGTTCACCTGGGCCGATGTCACCGACGTGCTGCGCGTGCACGCGGGCGAGGCGGTGTTCCGCTCCTGGCCGCTGCGCGAGACCCGGCGCTCGCGGGTGCGCGAGAACCTGCTGCGGGCGCGCGACGGCGGCCCGGTGCCCGACGACGACGCCGGGCAGGACCCCCGCGCGATGCGGCCGGTGGACCTCGCCGCGCGGCGGTTGCGCCAGGAGGCCGAGCGGCGCAAGGCTGCGCCCGCGCCCGCCTCCGGCGGCGGGTCCGCGGAGGCGCGGCCGGTCACCGTGTGGGCGCCGGACGCGCTCGCGGCGCTGGGGATCCCGCTGGTGCTGCTGCTGGCCGTGCTCGTCCTGGGGTGAGGCCGGCCGGGCCGGGGGGTTGACCGCCGCGCGGATACCTGGTTAGGTAAGGCATGCCTAATGGGCGGTGCGAGGCCGGCCGGCGGACACGCGGATCACCGGCCCGCCTTCGTGCCACACGGCCCCGCGGCATGGGTCACCCAACTGAATAGCGGCGCGCCGCGGCACGGATCGCCACCCGTGCCCCGCGCGGACCGCCGGTCACGGGGACCGCCGGGCCGCGCGCCACCCGGCGCGACGCACCACCGAGAAGGTGACGGTGCGGCGAGGGCTCGCCACCGGGTCTGCGGGGACCCGTGCCCGCGCCGTACCGGGGACCGCGCAGGCCGCGGCGCTTCGGGCGCCTCCTCCTGCGCCTCGGGAGGCCGCTCGCCACGCGGGCGCCCGACGACCCGCGGACACCGCGCGGTCCCGCAGACGCCGGTGCGCCCGGCGGCCCTTACGCGGATGGGGCCGCCGGGCGCACCGCGCGTTCCGTGCGCTCCGCGCGCTTCGCGCAACGCGGCCGCGCGGGGCCGCGCCGATCCCCGCCGCCTCACGCCAGCGCGAGGGTGGCGTTGAGCAGGGACCCGAGCCGCTGGGCGCGCTGCTGGATGACGTCCAGCGCCCGCAGGGTGTCGAAGGGCTCGAACACCGCCCCCACGGCGTCGTTGCTGACCACCGCCACCCCCAGCACCTCGGCGCCCATCTCCACGGCCGCGATGGTCTCCAGCGCGAACGAGCGCCCCACCAGGTCGGCTCCGGCGTTGCGCAGCATGCCCAGTTCGGCCGGGGTCTGGAACTGCGGCCCCAGCAGCGAGGCGTAGACCCCCTCGGCCAGGCTCGGGTCGACGTCGGCGACGATCCGGCGCAGCCGCGGGCTGTAGGCGGCGGTCAGGTCCACGAAGTCGGGCCCGGCCAGCGGCGAGGTGGCGGTCAGGTTGATGTGGTCGCGCAGCACGATGGGCTGGCCCACCGCGAAGTCGGCGCGCAGCGACCCGGCGGCGCCGGTGAGCACCACGGTCGAGGCGCCCGCCGCGATCCCGGTGCGCACCGCGTGCGCGATGCGCATGGGGTCGTGCTCCTCGTAGAGGTGGGTGCGGCCGCAGAAGACCACGACGCGCTTGCTGTCGACCCACGTGCTGCGGACCTTGGTCTGGTGCCCCAAGGCGGTCGGCGCGACGAACCCCGGAAGCTCGGTCATGTCCAGTTCGATGTCTGCCACGCCCAGGGTGTCGGCCGCCCCGGCCCAGCCCGAGCCGAGGATCACCATGGCGTCGTAGGAGTCGGCCCCGGTGCGGGCCTTCAGTTCGTCGGCGGCCTGGGCGGCCAGCCGCTTCGCCTGGGCGGTCCCCGTCGTTGGGCGCACTTGCGTGGATTCGCTCACATCTCAGGAGCGTACCTGTGTGTAACCGCTCAGTTCCGGAACGCAACGCAGCGTGTTCGAATTCGCCCGAAACCCCAGTAGGGGTCAGGTTCCCACCAGGAATACCGCACGGGCCGCCGAATACCGGCGGCGCGCGGGCGCGGCGGCGCGGGCGCGCTCAGCGATCGGCCGGGTCGCACGGCCGCGCCCGCAGCGCCTCGACGTAGAACGGCGGCGCGCCCGCCTTCTCGGCGGCGTCGGCCAGCAGGCCCAGGTACAGCGCCGAGGGCAGCCCGCCCTCGTAGTCGTTGAGCACGTGGGTCCAGGCCGCGACCTCGCCCTCCAGCAGCGTGGCCGCGCGCACCCGCAGCCTTGAGTACAGCCCGAAGGCTGTGCCCGCGCACCCGTCGACGTGCGCTTCGTCGCATTCGGCGACGTCGTAGAGCGCCACGAACACGCTGGCCGAGGAGTCCTCGACGATGGTGGCCAGCGCCCCGCCCCAGGGCCCCGGGCCCCCGCCGAACGTCAGCCGCCACCCCTCCAGCCAGCCGGTCGCCCACAGCGGCGAGCGCGGCGCGTGCTCCGCCATGTACTCCGGATCCAGGTTGGTGCCATATGCGGCATAGATGGACACCGCAGCATGCTAAGCCGACCTCCCCCGCCCCCCGTTGCGTTTCCCGCCGCTCGGCATGGCGGACAATGGGTAGACGGCAGATGTGAGAGAACGCGGGGCGGCGCCCACGAGGCGCGCGCGCACGGCGGTCGGCCGCCAGAGGGAGTGAAGCAGACGTGACCAAGGTCGTGATCATCGGTGGCGGACCCGGCGGCTACGAGGCCGCACTCGTGGCCGCGCAACTGGGCGCGGACGTGACCGTGGTGGACCGCGACGGGATCGGCGGTGCCTGCGTCCTCACCGACTGCGTGCCGTCCAAGACCCTCATCGCGACCTCCGTGCGCTCCACCTACGTCCGCGAGTCCGCCCGGCTGGGCATCGAGATCCCCACGGCCGACGGCCGGCCCGACGTCACCGTCGACCTGCGCAAGGTCAACGAGCGCGTCAAGCGGCTGGCCCAGGCGCAGTCCGACGACACCGCCAACCGGGTGCTCAAGGAGGGCGTCGAGATCATCCCGGGCGAGGCCCGCCTGGTCGACCCCAGCATCGTGGCGGTGGGCGACCAGCGCATCCGCGCCGACGTGGTCCTGGTGGCCACCGGCGCGCACCCCCGCGAGCTGCCCTCGGCCCGGCCCGACGGCGAACGCATCCTTACCTGGCGCCACCTCTACGACCTGGAGGAGTTGCCCGAGAAGCTGATCGTGGTGGGCTCGGGCGTGACCGGCGCGGAGTTCGCCAACGCCTACCAGGGCCTGGGCTCGGAGGTCACCCTGGTGTCCTCGCGCGAGCGGGTCATGCCCACCCAGGACGCCGACGCCGCCGAGGTCCTGGAGGGCGTGTTCCGCCGGCTGGGCATGACCGTGCTCGGCAAGACCCGCGCCGAGTCGGTGACCAACACCGGCAGCGGCGTGGTGGTGACCCTGTCCGACGGCCGCACGGTCGAGGGCAGCCACTGCCTGATGACGGTCGGCATGATCCCCAACACCGCCAACCTCGGCCTGGAGGAGGCCGGGGTGCGGCTGGACAAGGGCGGGTTCGTGCAGGTCGACCGGGTGTCGCGCACCTCCACGCCGGGCGTCTACGCCGCCGGCGACTGCACGGGCGTCAACATGCTCGCCTCGGTGGCGGCCATGCAGGGGCGGATCGCGATGTGGCACGCGCTGGGCGAGGCGGTGTCGCCGCTGAAGCTGTCGACCGTGGCCTCGACCGTGTTCACCCACCCCGAACTCGCCTCGGTGGGCGCCACCGAGGAGGACGTGCGCAGCGGCCGGGTCGACGCCCGCGTGGTCAACCTCCCGCTGGACACCAACCCGCGCGCCAAGATGACCAACAGCAAGGACGGGTTCGTCAAGCTCATCTGCCGCCAGCAGACCGGCATCATCATGGGCGGGGTGATCGTGGGGCCGCGGGCCAGCGAGCTGATCCTGGGGGTGTCGGTGGCCGTGCAGCAGCGGCTGACCGTCGACGAGGTCGCCCACACCTTCTCGGTCTACCCCTCGCTGTCGGGCAGCGTCACCGAGGCCGCCCGCTCGCTCATGCAGGCTTCGCCCGAGTAGGGCGCCCCGCCGCGCCCGGACCGCCGGGCGGGGCCCGCCAACGCCGGCGGCCCCGGCACAGCGCGCTGTGCCGGGGCCGCCGTTGGTGCGTGGCCGGGTGGGGCGGGCGGGCCTAGAAGTCGAACCCGCCGAAGTCGCCTCCGCCGAAGTCGCCGAAGTCGCCGCCTCCGCCGAAGTCTCCGCCGCCGCCCATGTCACCGCCCATGTCGCCGGCGCCGATCATGCCGCCGCCCATCATGGACCCCATCATCGAGCCCATCATCATGCCGGTGAACATGCCCATCATCATGTCCATGCCGAAGTAGCCGCCCGCGTAGGGGGCGTAGGCCGGGCCGGCGTCGTAGTAGGGGCGCCGGCGGCCGTCGACCTCGACGAGGCGGACGTCGGGGTCGTGGCCCGAGAGCACCGCCTGCGCGCAGGCCGGGCAGGCCGGCACCGAGCGGTTGGTGCCGCCGGGCGGCGCCCACATGACGTCCTGGCGCGAGGGGCCGTGCTGCGGGTTGAAGAAGCACGGCTGGCGGCGCTCGGGCACGGGCTCGCCGGCCATGCGCGCGCGGGTGGCCACCATGTAGTAGCGGCCGTCCTCCAGGGCGTTGGTGACCTGCTGGACCTGCTCGGGCTCGCGGATGTTGTCGAGCGTGGCCTTGGCGCGGTCGTAGGAGTCCATGGCGTGGGTGTAGTCGGCGCGGGTGAGGTCGTCGACCTTGGCGACGTCGATCTCCAGGCGCGCGATGTCCTCGCCCAGCCGGACCACGTCCTCGGTGGCCATCTGCTTGATCTCGGCCAGCTCCTTGGCCTTCTGCTCCTCGCGGCGCTTCCTGCCGCGGTAGAGGAAGAACCCGCCCGCGGCCACGGCCAGCACCAGCAGGCCCAGCAGCAGGGCGCCGAACACGCCGGAGGCGGCGTCGGCGGACTCCTGCTCCTCGACGACCTCGGGCACGGCGACCAGGGTGTCGACCTGGCCCTCGCCCCGGGCGAGCAGCTCCTGCTCCAGGGCCTGGTTCTCCTCCGGGCTGAGCTCGGTGGAGTCGATGATCAGGTTCTGCGACCCGGCCAGGACGGCGTAGGTGCCGTCGCCGACCTCGGCCTGGACCTCGGAGAGGTAGCTGTCGACACTGGCCTCGGAGTTGAAGGTCTCCGAGCCCAGGATCACGTAGTAGGTGGGGTTGGCCGCGGAGTCGGCCGCGTCAGCAAGGGCGTCCCGCTCGGCCTGGGGGAGCTCCTCGGTGCTGACGGCGGGGTCGACGAAGACGTTCTCGTTCCGTAGCGCGTCGACGACGTCGTTCGCGGGGGGAGCATCGGCGCTGGCCGGTGCCGCTGCCATGACAGTGAGCCCCGCGGCGAGCAGGGCGGGTAGTACCAAGCGGCGCAACATGATCGTTCCTCTCGCCTCCCTCATCCTCACTAGACGAACAGGGAGGCCGGAAGGTTCCCCTGGGGGAACCGTGGGCTGTGGTTCCACGACCTTGTGCCCCCACACTACGGGCGGCCCGCCCAAGCGGCGGGCCGCCCGTAGTGGTGTCGCGGCGGTGCGGGTGGCGGGGCGCGCCCCGCGCGTGCGGGGCGCGGCCGTCAGGCCGAGGACGCCGGGGTGGACCCGGCCGCCTTGGCGGGCTCGGCGGGCTCGGTGTCCGCCTCGGCGCTGCCGGCGGTGCCGGTCGCGTCGGCGGTGCCGGTGCCCGGAGCCGGGGCCTCGGTGTCGGCGACGAACCCGTCCAGCCCGCGCGGGGCGTTGTAGCGCGCCAGGTCGATGATGCCCTCGCGCTTGGCGACGATCGCGGGGATCAGCGCCTGCCCGGCGACGTTGGTGGCGGTGCGGCCCATGTCCAGGATCGGGTCGACCGCCAGCAGCAGGCCCA encodes:
- a CDS encoding chemotaxis protein CheA; amino-acid sequence: MAAAPASADAPPANDVVDALRNENVFVDPAVSTEELPQAERDALADAADSAANPTYYVILGSETFNSEASVDSYLSEVQAEVGDGTYAVLAGSQNLIIDSTELSPEENQALEQELLARGEGQVDTLVAVPEVVEEQESADAASGVFGALLLGLLVLAVAAGGFFLYRGRKRREEQKAKELAEIKQMATEDVVRLGEDIARLEIDVAKVDDLTRADYTHAMDSYDRAKATLDNIREPEQVQQVTNALEDGRYYMVATRARMAGEPVPERRQPCFFNPQHGPSRQDVMWAPPGGTNRSVPACPACAQAVLSGHDPDVRLVEVDGRRRPYYDAGPAYAPYAGGYFGMDMMMGMFTGMMMGSMMGSMMGGGMIGAGDMGGDMGGGGDFGGGGDFGDFGGGDFGGFDF